From Chryseotalea sp. WA131a:
AGCATAAAAAGAAAGCCTTAGCGTTTGCTAAGGCTTTCATATCAAAGGGTAAATGGGTTTTATAACGCCTTTACTTTCTTTGCTTTTTTATCTTCTACTTTTTTTCCGTTGCGGTGCTCGCCCAATATGAGCACATCTTTGGTGGTCTCATATTGTTTGGCGGCCTGCATCATTGCTTGCTCGCTATCGCGGATTAAAATAAGGCCAGACTTTGCGCCTTTGTTGCGCACTTCTATGTACCAGCCATCTTTCTTCTTTTTTGGTAAAATTGGAGGTCTTCCCATGTTTTTTGTTGATTTATGAGCTAAAAAGCCCGTTTTTGAGAATTGCAGCGCAAAGATAACTTTTTTGCTACCCCTTTCAAAGACCTAATCAGACGATTTTAGGGAAACGGTTAATGGTTCACGTAATTCAAAAACTCGCGCTTGGTGTTCTCGTCTTTGAATTTACCAGAGAAATAGGCAGTGCCTGTTTTGCTGTTAGTATCGCTAACCCCTCGCGATGCCACGCACATGTGGTTGGCATCAATCACCACGGCCACATCTTGTGTATTTAATACGCGCTCTAGCTCTCTACCGATTTGCACCGTCAATCGCTCTTGTACTTGTGGACGCTTGGCGAAGTACTGAACAAAGCGATTGATCTTGGAAAGTCCAATCACTTTGCCTGATGAAAAATAGGCTACGTGCGCTTTGCCATAAATAGGCACAAAGTGATGTTCGCAATGCGAGAAAAAAGTAATGTCTTTCTCCACCAGCATTTGATCGTAATTGTATTTGTTTTCGAACAGACGTGTGCTGGGTCTGTTGGCAG
This genomic window contains:
- the folE gene encoding GTP cyclohydrolase I FolE, yielding MRPKEISLNILHDDDYEHPVSSHDTPLRPDAFDLTDEEKIQKIETHFREIMTVLGLDLTDDSLKGTPKRVAKMFVQEAFSGLNPANRPSTRLFENKYNYDQMLVEKDITFFSHCEHHFVPIYGKAHVAYFSSGKVIGLSKINRFVQYFAKRPQVQERLTVQIGRELERVLNTQDVAVVIDANHMCVASRGVSDTNSKTGTAYFSGKFKDENTKREFLNYVNH